The Acropora muricata isolate sample 2 chromosome 4, ASM3666990v1, whole genome shotgun sequence genome contains the following window.
AAGACAAGTTAAGTTTTTGATTGGCAAATTATTGATGAAGTCGAcagaaatatatttttcttcattttaattaataaatttaggTGGACTGACAACACGTGCTATTTTGGAGACCATGGATGACCACAAAGTTGACAGCTTCATTTCACTTTCAAGTCCACAGATGGGGCAGTATGGAGGTATTAAGTCATAGACCCACAAACCTGAATCATTGATTATGACCATTCCGTATTTTGTATGGGAGCTCCTATCACAGTTCCATTAATATTATATAAACTTCCATCAGGGCTGACTTTTCCTTGGGAACCCTGCATTGCGAATCTGTTGCCAGGCACAATGTTTGGTCACGAAACTGGTGATAAGTTGGTTTGACACAATCTAAAAAGTAGCATGAAGGGGAAAAACCCACCAACTGAAGACTGAGCCAAACCTTCAGAGAATGTATTATGTCAGTCTCATACACAACAATTATGCCATTCAATGAGGTGGGAGAGGAGTAGAGATAAAGCAGACAGCAATTGCACAGTAAGACACGCTCGGGTAAAAAAATTAGCCGGAAGATGAAATTGCCAATTTACTGACCTCCCTCAAAGTTTTGGTTGCCAGAATCCTTGTTTAATTTACTTGCCATAACAATTATTGTGAGAGATGAAGCTTGGAATGCTTCCCATTCTTCCATGCAGAGTATGGTAATATTCTCGTCTTGTTCTTGGAGTGTTGCCTTTCAATTTATGGAACAAGAGCAAATACTTTAATTTGGACATCAGGGATAAGATTTAAGGAATTGAGCTCTTTTGTCATCCAAAGCAAACATgaataatgtaataattattgatgtaatatttatttcaattctaacaatttttcctttttcaccaATGATATTTTTCTAATGCTTGTAGATACCAGTTTCCTAAGACCATTTCTCCCTTCCATTGCCTACAAGGACATTTACATGtaagaataaattttaaaattgaagTTATTCATTATTGTTTTCATATAATATAGATAAAGAATAGTGCAAATATGTTTgacacaaaatttttgtttgctcTCATACTTGTGTTACAAACACAATGTGGTGTCCATTAACTTTCTTTACTGCATTAATTTTGGTGTGCCAGTGGGTGTGATTGATGCTTTGTTGGGAGCCTTTTTGGTTGCTTTTTGTTAACATTTTTGGGTTTTTGGCCAGCATTGAAACACTTGAAAGCAAAGTTAATCCAAGTGGACACATCTGCAGGCCACTCACCTAGTAGActtgtttttcatcatttttgcATCAGCTAATCTGGTTAAATAAATGCAAAGAAAActagtaaaacaaaatttaattggcATTATGTTTGTAAGGTGATAGGAGTATACTCAACAGAAAACAAATCAGCTGCTCACAGTGATTTCTCTCTCGCTCATTTTGCGAAGAAAGTGGATAAGAGATGGGTGACCTCTACTCCTTAGGTTATTCTAACGCATTACATGTAGTAAGAAAATTTTTCCTCTGCAAcctaagaaaataataatactcTCAGAGCAATTAATCAGGGACCTACATGTACACTAGAAAATGGCTAACTTGCATTTCTTAAACTTTTTTTAGGTGCTTTTAGTCGATTGATTTTATATcagtaaaaaaatcatttctatatttATCTTTTATTTCAGATTGTTCTACACtgcatattttcaaaacaaattatCTGTGGCAAATTATTGGAATGGTAAGTAGATTGCAATAACATTAGGAATGTCcgaattaattaataataattattaatgtggTTATTTTTTAGCTTAGTTAACTTCAAAAGGATTGCTGACCAGCAGTTATTGTCATTTCACATTCACTTGTGCTTCACTTTGCACAAGGCTAACTGTATTATGGGCTTTTACCTCACCTACCCTCTCCTTGAAGGCAAGAGATGAAATTGTAAGTTTTGCCACTGCGAagacagtgtgacaggtgccaaGGTGGACCTTCAGTGTGGCTAGGTTTTCCTGTTGACCTTTCACCAATTGTTAGCTTTGCCAATTCTGTCAGGTACGGCACCTACCCTCCATTGAAGAATGGACTAGTTAATTTGGTCATTTTATGCATTCCAAACACAAGAGCTGTCTTGCTAAGCTTTCGCTCAAATTCTGCTTGTCACTTCTGCAAAATAGCACTTAACAGGCTTTTAATTTACCTTGCTGTAAGAATGGGGCCTCTGATATTACACGATGGTGCAATCACGCATAATTGAACCTAAATCGCATCCTACAGTATAATTCCCTGATTTCCACACAATGCTGCATAATTTGCACTGAAAGCAGAACAAGATACAataaaaaaagctaaaaatcCATAATagttaagtttgttttttaaaactttaaaatacCACTTCATATAGCAATTTACCTGTCAAAACATCAAAATGTCCTTGCATTGATCATATAATGTGACAGTACCTGGAAGGCTTTGTGGCCTCAGCATGAGGAAAGTAGTTACACTAGCAGTCTGCCATTTAAGAAAGTCGTCTATTGGTGCAGAACAAAAATAATAGAAGGAAAGAAGATTCCCACAGACATGCTAAAGTTGGGGGTTAAATTTTGTACTGTATACTAATTAAGGCTTCAACATTCAATAAATAGTCCACTGAGATATGATCCCAAAGATGTGTTTGACCTTACCAACGgcaaatatttatttatgaaaATTTCAAGTAAGTGCGGTCTGTCAGTCTGTAATTAAGAATGCAGTCTGTTTGCAAAATGTCTTCTTAGCAGTGCAGAAGATAGTCAACCCTACAACCAATAATGATAGCTACAGACAAGCTGAAAAAATTGTACAATTTGTGGCATAATCAGCCAGTTTTTATTGCACTTTATCAGCTGATGCCCTGTAAGAATAACAATATCATTAGTTTTGATGCAGAGTgattttaactttatttacagATCCATTTCATGAGGACTTAAACAATGAGTATAACATATTCTTGCCAGTAGTGAACAGTCTTAAATCTTCAAAGTTTTTCAATGTCACaggtaattattatttatagtaTTTTTAATAATATCCGTAATATTGTtcacttatttaaattttttgctgttttacttttttagtttttcataatttattatCTTTTTGCCTAGTTCATGTACATAATTATTGATGTTTTGCATCCGATTTTACAATGAACATTCTCTAATTGTGGCTTGTTTTTAGGTTCCTACAACAAATAGTAACATAGTTTTGacattcattttttattttccctAGCTAAGGAACAGTACAAAAAGAACTTCTTAAGGATCAATAACTTAGTGCTAATTGGAGGACCAGATGATGGTGTCATTATGCCATGGCAATCAAGGTATGCAGACCAATACTGAGTTTGTTGCATATGTTAATCAGGGCTTCTGGAATAAGGCCTTTTTTCCCAGCAAATTATGTGCTTTGTTTGTCGAATTATGCACCAAAAATCCTGAAGTATGCGAATTGTGCAATCTTTTTAGCAAAAATTTTTTATGTTTCAATTGAGTAAGCTTGTAAAATTTAATCTTATTTGGTTTTACTTTCATTAATAAAATTAtccattttcaagttgaaaacaCAGGAAAGAAAGTGGTTTTGCTGCAGGGGACTTTTCTCTTTTccaagctgtgattggttatatttcTTCCCATCAAAAACTTCGTTAAAATTTGGCAGAGATGTTAGACCCTTTTAGCTTTCCATGCTGTTAATTTACCAGAAAAATTTGTAAGACAATGTTTTCGCTGAGccaaaaatgctaaaaacgCTTAAACTGGCTTGACAACCcctcctttttttaattttaaaagtcTCTTCTTGTGAGACTCTATCTGGTCGGAGAATATCAGAAGATTTCACCAAAGGAAACTgaataaaattgaaatcaaaGCCAAACAGACGTTAAAAAATGGCGTTGTTTGGTTAGTTTAAATTTGAGACTAAAATCCTTGATTTCAGAGGTGACTGTTGTACAGCAAATATTGGCCCTTGTTTGTTATGTTTCCGTAGCTTTAATTTAGAAAATACCAAAAAGAACACGAATATACACTTTCAATTTATGACACTGGCATGCACTTCGTAATCTCACATGACCCTATTGAGCCACCTTTatagatttttcaaaatttttgaaaattatgtGCCattatgcaattttttttttataatttaaatGCGAATTATACACTCAGAGCCAAATTATGCAATTTCGCAGCTGTGCATAATTCCGGAAGCCCTGgattaattattgtttatttatgtGTAGTATAACCACAAGGACAAGAACTCTAGGTCCCCGAACTTAGCCACTCAAAGGGATGTCCGTGACCTAGTGACCTGTGTCAGGATCTCTGACAATTGGATGCAACTTTTGCTGCAGTAAGAAATGCATGTGTAAATTGGGGGTAATTTCAGTATGATTTTACTGGGACTTTTTTTGGCAACATCATGAGGGTTTTGACCTTGTTCAAACATGGAGGACAACACAAATTGCACCTGGTTGATATGGAAACAAATTGCCAATGTTAATGAAccctaaaattttattaaagtgcccctaacctcaaaatattttttttgctaaaatgaatctttgcgcCTGTTCAAAAcacattgcggccattttttccttcttctaacaaacactgccattttataggcttcaaaacttgtgAAAAAACTAAGCGTCTTTTGTTCACAACcaagtcagaaggggagtgggtctattcCTAAGTTGACatcacaatctactttgcatgcatgtttaaaAAGAGTCAATGcgatgtaaatcagtttgtgatgTCAAATCTGGAATAGACCTACTCCTCTTCTGACTTGGTTGTGAACAAAACATGCTtggtttttgcaagttttgaagcctgTAAAAGGGtttgttagaagaaggaaaaaatggccgcaatgtgTTTCAAACAGGTGCAGAGATTTAttgtagcaaaaaaaaaatattttgtagCTAGGCCACTTTCGAATTACAAATATTACTTTGCAGTCAATTTGGATTCTATAGCCCAATGTCAAACGTAACAGTTGTGGACATGAAAAACCAGTGGGTGAGTGTAACTTTGTCTAAATCTTTGTGCGTAAAATTGGTAAAGAACATTTACAACATAGATTTTGTTCGTAAAACACGAAAGGGAAAGGTTTGTGCACTTATATGTTTGTGTATGGTATATCTCTCGAGTAGCACTTATTCTGcattgcattaaaaaaaatatataacagtgataataattagtattaaccaaatcagtggatagcaatttcctcgcgttttgattggctcctgtaactcggaatatccatgattagtcaaatccaactagtggtctattatcaatactgagttctgattggttgagctactagtaggctatatgttatagcccactagtagcgaaaagcgccggctatgaaaaccaaaataatggctttaacaagcgaaagatgttttgtctcgatatttttttgaccaattagttggattttactaaaacaattattcctctcgccctcatgggatctgaatcaatagcccattcggccttcggcctcatgggctattgactcatagcccattcgggctcgaggaataattgttaaatattaactgttttgcgaacggagagaaaaatggcgcgtcctttcgcgaaagtttcagaagaagaaattaaaacagcatttttcatCCATCTGAtgtggtaaatactaaaacaactttccccctcagggtcggtgaagagcggagGATATATATatctcgacgcttcgcgtctcggtatatatccaccactattcacctccccttcgggggatagttgtatatttaacagttattcttcgaggacgctccggatatgagctgatatatataaccaacgaggccgtaggccgagttggttattatcagctcatatccggcaagtccgagaagaataactgttttagtaaatttccaagcaattctcttgatttcttcggatgaaacctcctcaaatcgtgacattttctttaccgacgacgccgcgaaacaattttttccgacctccaaaatttcagcacaagaaattcgccaacagtttttccttatttggtcaaacttaacgataatggctcatatcgtgggcttagggaaccaatcagaaagctggaaaatcattatcctgagctaaaaatttactaatatttattattataagagtAAAGAAAAATGCCAGTCAACATTTcagtttgaaaattttcaacaaagttgctgagaaaataaaacagcgaAAGTGTATGCTTGAACTATTGAACACACCAATTGTATTGTTAAGTTATATCAGCATGaaggaatttttaagaacatgaGGGAAATGCTTAGAGAAGCACAAGCCGTAGGTGAGTGCTTCTCATGCTTCTCTCTTTATTCCTTCTATAAAATAATCAACAGATAGCAAtattttagacaaaaaaaaataatgcaactTTTAATAAGTGAAgatcaatttttattattatagtacactcaacaaaattactcaattttgattggtcgagagcaggggagtgattttgacagttctcaaattgcattCGCCTAgaggctcgtgcaattttgagaactgtcaaaatcactcgtacctattaatcacgaattgtactcgacgtcgtgcgatttcctattcAAATTACAAGGATAATGGCATCCTAAAAAATTTCGACTGATTTTGCAGCAAGCAAAATCACTGCTGACGGAGGTTGTGTGCACATGTTGATATAATTTATAATGTTGATGTATTTAATGTGatgtaggctgcgtgcattgtggagttgTCGGTTTGATCAATCACAGTCGCTATTTTATAGATGAAGATGTAGTAGTTTTGTAAACACCATTCAGTGCTTTCCTTTTGTCAGAACATGCGTGTTTGCGCGTGGGGCTTGAGCGAAACTTGGTGATTATTACAAGTTTAAGCTACTTCTAGTAGCTGGAAGACCTGAGTTGAAACAGACTTTTTGTAATGTAACATTATCAATGACATATTTAGGTTTATCTTGAGGACACATTTGGTCTGCACAGTCTAGATGAAAGAGGTTCACTGCATCGATACACGTTTTCAGGAGTCCACCACACTCACTGGCATGGGACAAAGAAAGTATTTGACGAGGCCATTGAACCTTGGTTAACATGACAACAGTTTTAAATTGACAAGGTGGCTGCCTTGTGAAGCTTTTGCTGAATGTAGTCACTTTCCTGTAGACCCATCTTAAGGTGTCTAAAATAGTTTTAACATTATGATGGACACAGATTCCTAAATGAGTGCTGAAATTATCAAGATCTTTTATCAGTAACGTCAATttattttaacatttcaaacttttcagatctgaataaagccaaaattATGCAcatatttttttggggggaggggaGATAGAAAGGTAAAAGATGCGTGGAATATGTGTGCTTTGTGTCAGaaattttttcagattttctaGTGATACTAATTTTTTGGTATTATTTCCACAACAAAGTTTCACTGACTTCTTTAATGGAAATTGTTTTATTACCAGAATGGAAAACATGATATGATCATGATGTAAACTCATTTATGGGCGAAAAAGTATGGACATGTATTGTGTGTATGCAAATTTCACCCTTATTCTGTGGCGACCCAATTTTGTGTGATGTTTCATAATAAAATTGAAAGTGTCAAAAATGAGCGTTGACTGGTTGATAAGTTGGGTTATCATATCATTATTTTAGTTAAGTTAACCAAATTTAAGAGTTTATATCCGTGACATTTCCATTTTAGGTGTATGTTGAAACGAAACATAAAGTGAGCAGGCACAATGTTTGGTTCCCTCGTtcagaaatcgagattttttgcaGGCTCTCGATCCGCAAATCATGTTTGGTTCTAACTGGGACTAATAGTAAGCCCTTGAAGGAAGTTTTGTCGCAAACAGTGAACAAAGAGAAAGTGTTTCAGCATTAATTGGGAGTGATTTTTAGTTTGCAAACTTCAGCTTCGTTTTCATGcggctttcaatttttttgacTCGCTAGTTCCTAACATTCAAGGGCCAGTCaatcgaagcatggttagcactaaAACATTGGGTAAGTATCCGTAGGTTACGGgtaaccatgcttcaagcaactcgGGCCAGTTTGTTAACAGAAGTCataaatacctcttactaaccaagTTCGAGGTCCGTGCTGTAACTTAGTTACGGGAGGAGTTTTTTTCCGTTGATATATGGCCCAAGCGCGAAGCgcgctagtctccttcgcagccgtctttcgggatgtcacgcaacgctccccctctttcgggggagcgttgcgtgacatcccgaaagacggctgcgaaggagactagaaGCGCGCGGgccataaataaaaaaaaaaaaaacgaggatcTGTAACTTACAATACGGTCCTTAGAAAtgaggttagtaagatattttTTACATCTCTGAGGTTAATCAGGCGCGCGGAAGAGGAAACCAGCTGAAATCAAGTGGAAAGTAGCGGGCCGTACAGTAGAGTACGACCCGCCAAGTAGGTCGGACAGGTAGTGGGTAAAAGCAAACACAGTCGTATAATTAAAAGTTCATCGCAGCTATTATTAACGCTGCTTAAGCAGTAATGGGTTCGAATccagttcaagcctggattCTTTCAGACTTGTTTTCGCTACTGCTGAACTAGCGTTAATAATAGCTACGATGAACTTAAAAAAACACGAGTGAAGGTTTAGGAGAACACTGAGTCTCACTCGTTCGCAGctctcactcgttcgatttcagatacttcaccaactcgtgtgaaaatcccgtacgcgCGCTTTCCAGGAAGTAATCTCTATGACATAGATCACGCTGCCATGGTAACGTAGCAGAGATcaaggctgttttttttttcttactttttcatttatttacttactaTTATACTTGTTACGGTCGTTTTGCTTGTTTCGGTCGTTTTGGGTTTCAATACATGCCTGCACATAGGGCACGGGTCACGAGATTCCAGGCAACAGAGTATTTACTTTACTTACGTATCACAATGAGAGGCGAAACCGCGAGCAGTGAGTTGAAAAGACTCGTACCATCGCCTGCACAACTTCGTCTCACACACTCGCATATCTCACACATTTTAGAGCAAAAGAGAGACTACTGGCAGTCTATTTTCATATCAAACTCGTTGTTTCTGACTCCTCGGCAATACTTCAAAGTGAAACGATGTTACATGAGTTCGGATAGCTCGATAAACGATACGACTAACCACTATTAGTTTAAAGAAAACGCTTCAGGTTTTTAATTTAGCTGTTAATACAACGGTTACAAATAAACTAATCTTACTTAATTTTACTCAACgtattttatgaatattaaacGATAACTCTAAATATTTTacataaatacaaatattttaCACTAATTTTTACAATAAAGAACACACTAAAAAATTTAATAGAATTTAACAACGATCACGATTGACGCATCAGCATCTCTCACAGTTTTCGCTTCAGAATAGCTTTGATGGATTAGGCTTTTACCAAAATCTGTCGGCAAAACAGCGAAAAcatcgtttgtttgtttttttcaagaagGCGCTAGTACGGCTTGTTGCTGTTCCTCTTTTAGCCTCACCCCTTCCAAATTCTCCTAACATACAAGTTGCAAAACGGCAGCCATATTGTTTACTGAAATTTGGCGCGCACTGTTGATCGGGGGTGGAGTCACGGTAACCGTGGGTaaccaataggccatttccgaattacctttggcctctttttcaaagcgagtcctggtgctcatcttttcatatgaaaattagttttcatttgcatgtgaatgaaaactaattttcatatgaaaggatgagcaccaagactcgctttgaaaaagaggccaaaggtaattcggaaatagtctattgatttTAATGAGTTATCAATGGTAGATACGCGTCATTACTTCCTtgaccagccaatcaaaacactcCGTCACCGGAATGCCGGGCTTAGGAACTGCTGTGAAAGGTCATCGCAGTCTCTCTTTCCGTTCGCCGTCCGCACAACTCACTGTTCGCGGTTTCGCCTCTCATGCGCTCACATATCTCACAGATCATTAAAGCGAAAGAGAGACTGCTTGCAGCCTATGTATTTCAATCTTCCGCCGACcgattagctcagttggttcAGTGCGGATaaccgtgcgggaggtcgtgggttcgaaccctggccggaccaacactcagggtctttaaataactgagtagaaagtgctgcctttgtaatttcatctgcaaatggttagactttctagtcgcAGTTCTTCATTGTTCATAATCCTGCGGGACGTGAAAGAACcgacacactattcgaaaatagcttggagttcccggtgttatggtccacaggcaccccaagctcacaacgcgatctatatattatctagtaagagagtttaatggtgaaaagagttaaaaattaagttaagttgaaaaactgaacggctttctttctctcgcaataaactttccctacttCAAATATGAtgctcacttttgttttgtgtcaattcattacccattgccgaTGTAGAGAAATCCGTACTCGTTTATgcactctcaagcgaagcgaaggctgcacactcgtcacctccggagccgaacatcactccacaatttgatctctCCTCACAAGCAAAAGTAATgaatcccgataaaatttccattccatatagcccaatgatattccctccacatgcatgttatttagcgctcgtaagagtcgtgaagaacgagaaaatccgagaaaaATTCAGCTGTTTAGCAATCTTTTTATCCGTTACCATGGTTGTGCGGCTATCGAGGAAATgcgcgacccaaatcttgaattcgtaagctgctctgattggttcaggtGCGTGATAATTTCAACTGAACCAGCCGAACCTAGATAatgggtgctttccattatgccaaagattccggaaatttcggtcagaattcaaatggaaaggtccgtttcggtttcttccgaccggaatattcgggatcacctttggaggtggtccacttatttcggttggaatattccgatcgaaattcgccgttccatttttgacaaaccggttctttgccctaattagggaattcggaaatgataagaagtggcaagagctattcctaattggttggcgcggtttaataggaaaatgtcgttccattttccttgggtagtcccacttatctctgaccggtcggtttggcataatggaaagcaaccaaTGATTGCGTTCGTGCAAAAAATAATAGGTACGCAATGTGCACGTGGTCGGACATGCAACAAGTGTTCTGAGTAGATTGCTAAATTGACAAAGTCTTAAATTAAATCAGGGCATCAGTCAAAGTCTCTTGTGAACCAGCTCATGGATGATACTGATATCTCAAAGGCTACTTATTACATATGCACGCGTCATATACTGCTGTAGTTTTGGGTTTCATGCTTCGGTGTTGTTCCATGGGCGCAGACAAGCAATTAAAAACACACCAAAAAGACGACAAAAAATCTCCCGTTCGACGTCTTAAAGAATCTCGTTGGTTGTTGCACTGACGCCTGGTTG
Protein-coding sequences here:
- the LOC136913378 gene encoding lysosomal thioesterase PPT2-A-like, with the translated sequence MANLHFLLLFSLTSLSFCYKPVIIVHGILDHASDMEDLASFITQAHPGTNITLVKLYQELESFTPLWRQVSAITATIRPVMQNAKDGVHIIGFSQGGLTTRAILETMDDHKVDSFISLSSPQMGQYGDTSFLRPFLPSIAYKDIYILFYTAYFQNKLSVANYWNDPFHEDLNNEYNIFLPVVNSLKSSKFFNVTAKEQYKKNFLRINNLVLIGGPDDGVIMPWQSSQFGFYSPMSNVTVVDMKNQWVYLEDTFGLHSLDERGSLHRYTFSGVHHTHWHGTKKVFDEAIEPWLT